A segment of the Trifolium pratense cultivar HEN17-A07 linkage group LG7, ARS_RC_1.1, whole genome shotgun sequence genome:
GTGCAATGTGAGATGAAAGTGCATATCTTTGCAAGAGTAACTAAACAAGAAGTGCAATAAAGATAACAAAAGGAAAGTTTATCCCCAATCATGTATATTCCCCAAAACTACATTTGCTAGTTCCAAGATCAGGTCATTTTTCTAAGCCATGCTTCAACATTTTCTATGCAATGCCTAAACTACCTAAAAGGATAGTTAACCCCTAAAAGCAGGTCATGTCCCAACGTTTTTTCTATAGTTCAACATATGGAAGCTCCGAAGCAATTGAGAAATATTTGATCACTATCGTATATAGCCATTAGCAGCACAGCAACATATGCAATCATAAGCGAACAACTTCAACGCATTTTCAAAACAATCTATTTCAATTCAACACATCTTACCCGATATTAAACATGCTATTCATTGGATCCATAAGCTGTTGTTGTGAaggatgttgctgctgctgctgttgttgttggtgCTGCTCCATCTGGTGTTGCTGCAAGCCAGCACCAGTAGCAACAGCCACAGCAGTCGAAGGAGTTCCCTTGGCTTCAACAAACCTCCACATATACCAAGAAGCAACAGAACGATAAGGTCTCCACTTCTCACACAATTGCTCCATCTGAGACGGTCTAGGCAAATCATCAAGATTATAAAGAATCTGAACCCCTTTACGAACACCAAGATCATTAATCGGTAGAACATCCGGTCTATGAAGTGAGAAAATCATAAACATATGAACAGACCAAGAACCAATCCCATTAACCATAGTAAGCATCGTGAAAAGCGACTTATCATCCATATTTACAATGGCAGAATCAGAGAGTATCCCATTCTGATACTTCCTAGCCAAATCGTGAAGATAACTCGCCTTCCTCCCAGAAACCCCAATTTGACGAAGCTGCTGTGCATTTAAAGCAAGAACAGTATCAGGAACAACACCAGCTTCACCACCACAGAGAGCAATGAACCGCGTATAGATCGAAGTTCCGGCTTTAAACGCGAGTTGTTGATACAAAATGCTACGAGTTAGGGCAAGGAATGGGGAATGGAAATTATCGAAGGTAGGTGGTTGATGAATGTCGATTAGAGGGGAAAGAAGTGGATCAGCGTTACGAAGGTAACGAATTGCGATCTCAACTTCACCTTCACAAGAAAGTGACCTAGCTACGATTCTCGGAGCAGCGAGTGCTCGTAACGGTTGAACCGTTTTGGTGTTCCGTCCGCAAGATTTTCCAGCGGCggttgaattggttgattttagggtttccGATTGAGAATCGGTGGTTGTCGGGTCCGGTGAGACTTTCCGGATCTTACGAGGACGGAGAGGGATTTTTGTGGCCGGTGAATTGGTGTGTGGCGGAACATTGGTAAGTTCGGACTCTACAGGAATAATTGTTTCGACTCCGGCGACGTTGGAGACGGCGGAGACGGTGATTTCGGAAGGGTCTTGTGGCGGAGGGTGTGGTTGAATTTGTGTTCCGGTTAGGGATTGTGGTTGAAGTTGTTGTTGTGTCTCTTCGCCCATATGTGAGGGATTTCTCAATTGAAGATTAATCTGACGGTAATCGTTCGTTAGGGTTAGGATGAGAAAGGGAAGGAACAATATCTgataattgaattgaaaatttatcaGTTGTTAATAGAACATTCGAGAGAGTGTTTAGAGATAAATATggaaaagataaaagaaaatgatgagTGAGAGtttgtgaagaaaaataagaagaatGTGATTGTGTGGTTTAATTTTAGGGTAATCAATGAATCGATTTAAGATTAAGATGAAACTCACTCTGTTCTAACAAAAACTGGATGTACGGAAATTCTTCATCGTCAATTCCTTGATTTCCTTCTTCTTGGTCTTCTTTTGTTTTGGTGGTAATGTTGTGTTTGTGTCGTTTCTGTTTTCTGTCGTCACCTCGAATTGCGTGTTACACGTGAAGTAATGGATTGTTGGCCCAAACATTATATATAAGCCCAACAGTACTAGGCAGGCTTTGAGATCTGGATCCGGATTCTCTCCTTCACCATCTGTCTCCTTCTCTCTCCTTCTCCAAATTTTGACTGTTAGATCAATCTTAtggttcaaaatttaaaatagaataaaaatgaaaaaataaataaaacaaatcccTCATGAACAATTTCCTTCTTCAACCACCACCAACTTGGAAGGCTTCTCACGAATATGGATTCCACGACACCATCACCAACATGGAAGGCTATTCACGGTGACCGGCGATGCAACGGCGAGATACACGGTGGTCGGAGATGCAAGGACAGTGGTCGGAAACATGTAAAAACGCACAGGGAAGGTCGCAAACGAATGGAGAAAGGACCAAAACAGAGCATATAAAAACACTCAATTCAAGTGACAAGCAGTCCGTTCTTCAATTCATCTGTTGTTCACTTCAATCTCAGTGTCCTACTCCTCTGTGCAATTCGATTTCGTTTTCTATCTCCAATTTAGGGTTTCAAACGATGGTTTCCTCTTTCTCTATTCTTTTGCCATCGATCAAGATCTGGTAATAACACGCTCCAAATAAATCCAGATGCAAGCTACTCTTAGGTGAAGAGAAAACGATCAAACAGAGCAAAGGTGATATTGCAGCAGTTTAATGTGGAAGATGAAGAGAAAAAAGTTTCCTGTGAAAAGATACGGGGATTAATTTTTGAGAGGACATCGTTTCATCCATTGGATTTGATCTAACGGTTTAGATTTGGAGAAGAGAGAGAAGGAGACATGGGGGATGGAGAGGATCCGTTTCCTTGAGATCTACTTTTGTCATCCTACTGATTTTGAGGCGCAGCCAATGAAATTACCACAATATTCTTGTCTGCTACTTAGGTAGCAGAAACCCCTCAAAACATCCTAcctttataacatccgctacttaagtaacggatgttatttttcaaaatttttgatttttataacgtgcgctacttaagtagcggaagggtaaaattggaaaatcgTAAGGCGTGCGAGTAACCggtagggtggcaaaagtaatTATCTTCCAAATTTTGATACAAGGCCTATGCTTTGATATTTTTGATAATTTCTTTTCGCGCTTCCAAGAAGTACTGGTcgattttattcaaaatatttttatggagGGTGAGGGATGCATGAGGgactaaaaaattaattttttataaagtttgttGGTTAAAGTGTCAACTTAGTTTGCACTTTAAGTAGCAGCAAACTGTATTTtccaaattttgtgtttttacACACTCGTTACTTAACTTGCGAGTAGGTAAAATTGGAAAGATAGGGGGCGCACGAGAAGGACAAGAGGGCGTGAAAAGaaatttcatcatttttttatataagaaatTTAGGGTGAGGAGATGATGTCCCTTCAATATTAGTATTAGGGAAGTTTTAAATATATCTCCAAGcactaattaaatatattaataaaaaagtttaattttgtcCACAagttctaatttatttattttttttaaaacttggtatccggctcTAATACCGACTAATCTAAGGGGGTCAATcacaccgcccacttgcggggccCATTTAatgccagagttttttttgctctgtatggacttagcccaccgaaattggcaccagaagAAATCgaaacctgagaccttgagaggagcatactcaaaggacccaagccaacaccactagaccaacttCAATTGGATTCAAGTTCTAATTTAATTGGTAATCCCTTGTGAGTTTTTgtggaagaattttttttttcaaggtggaagatattcttataataatattataaatatgaatacaaAAGAAATGAGAGTAAACCCTGAGTGACTTAAAAGTAGCGCCTAACAAATATTTGAGGCTAAAACTTGGTGAAAGTTTTAATATAGACTAGAAACATCATTTACGATATTTATAAggactaaaaaattatttaatgtaACAACCCAACTCCATGATACAGTATGATTAGAGATTTCAATTAGtagaataaaacataaaaaggtTTAAGGAGTTATTAGAGAAATTGTAGTGAAAAGAATGACACAATTATGAATTAGTACAAGTGAAGGTTCAAATGAGTAATTGTGAAATGGCATTTTAGTCAAAGTGGGTAACCAATTATTTAAGAAACAAACACCACCCATTCCTCCAACTTTTATTCATTTCTTCAGAAAGTTAACCAcaactctctcttctctctctctctcgctgAAACATCATCATCTTCTACACTTCACCTCCAATTCTCTAAGTTCCCTTCTTCATCAAAGTTTCCAATGCATGATATCATCCCCTACCAATCTTGCTATGAGAATTCAAGTAGAGTCATTAAAAGCTTCAAACTGTCCCTCTTCCTCTCTCAAGCCATAAACCCTTATTTAATCTTGAGTCACTAATCTCATCCAAAATCAGAGTTGCATGTGTTAGATTCCTTCAATCCTAGAGCTTTTGGAACATTGGAGAATCAAGGTAATGAAGAATTTCACTTTTCCCTCTCTTCCCTTGGACTGGCCGTATCTTTCCCTTTTATGTTGAGGAGTTCATAAACATAACTACTTTAATGTTTATGCTTGCATGTGAGATTGATGGAGAAAAAAAGTATTCTTGAAGGAACCAATTGGAATTGGAGAAACAAGATACTGCATTTGCATTTAAGAATGGAATTTTGGGAAGGTAAGATGAATCAAACTTTCCTCTATGTTCTTTCTCTTTTGTACCAGACCCTAGGACCCTAAATGATGGAAAAAGAGATTTTAGAAGTTAAAATTGACTGGTTTATTATTAATGGATTATACATGTTTGACTCCACAAGTTTACATGAAAGTAGTTGTCAAACCCGTATGGACCTATTGTTAGTAAATTAATCATAAGTTTCGTTTCACAAATTGTTTTGACATGAAACCAAAACCATTGGAAAGAAGACATAAATTGACATGAAACTGTCACTGGAATTATggaatttcattaagtataatAAGAGGAATTCTGCTTGCAAGATGGATAAATTATCCTGCCCTGTTTTCGTACCAGAACCCACTCTTTTATTAAACTggaccaattggatagttaagcctcaaaacaaaaattgtatttgtaatcctgacaccctaagctttccaacgagggGTCGTTTGCTCAAAACGGATGTCGTttggtattttaattaaattgtggaagttgggGTCTGATGTTGTGAAGTTGCAGGATTTTGGCAGCGGGTTTCTACATGTTCCAGTCACACGAATTGATGCATAAGAGTACAAATACGTCGGGATCTTGAACTCACACAAGCGTACTCATCAATCGAAATTCAAGGTGGGTTAGTTTAAGTAGAGGCATGGCAACCATAAGTCCAAAGCATaggaatttatttatttgcaaagTTAGTAACATTGATGATATAGTTAGATTTGTTATACTTTGAAATGCTTGAGTACTTTCCTTCCCCATACTCAAATGTGCTGTAAATGTGTTGaataatattagtttcattAGGTATAAGTTAGGAGTTAATGAGCATCGTTAGGAGTTGATTTAAGAACttgttttttatgaaaaacaCCATTTTACGCAGTATCAATAGATTGAAACACAACCCTTCTGTCTCAATAGATTGACCTTGTGTAAAATgggaaaattatattattttatggcCCGAACGACTCCCGACTCGTACGATAATGATCATGATTATTAAACATGTTTTCACACCGTTTCAACATCAATGTTTAGGGTGGAATAATGATAACTTAGAGGCTTATGACTTGTGCAAATTTCCCCATAGATTAGACACATAAACATCATATTCAATTATGGTTTATATTGCGGTGATCATTTGGAGTTGACTGAATTTTGTAACCGTTAATCTATCTGTGAACTCTAAGTGTTTAGCACAATATAAGTAAATCTTAAATTGTCTAAATGTGTGTTAATGTGTA
Coding sequences within it:
- the LOC123897718 gene encoding alkylbase DNA glycosidase-like protein mag2, translating into MGEETQQQLQPQSLTGTQIQPHPPPQDPSEITVSAVSNVAGVETIIPVESELTNVPPHTNSPATKIPLRPRKIRKVSPDPTTTDSQSETLKSTNSTAAGKSCGRNTKTVQPLRALAAPRIVARSLSCEGEVEIAIRYLRNADPLLSPLIDIHQPPTFDNFHSPFLALTRSILYQQLAFKAGTSIYTRFIALCGGEAGVVPDTVLALNAQQLRQIGVSGRKASYLHDLARKYQNGILSDSAIVNMDDKSLFTMLTMVNGIGSWSVHMFMIFSLHRPDVLPINDLGVRKGVQILYNLDDLPRPSQMEQLCEKWRPYRSVASWYMWRFVEAKGTPSTAVAVATGAGLQQHQMEQHQQQQQQQQHPSQQQLMDPMNSMFNIGAACAWGQ